The following coding sequences lie in one Halogeometricum rufum genomic window:
- a CDS encoding DUF7845 domain-containing protein, producing the protein MSEDVDDPLDFLGGAEPVTSDDQDSVTNEVENTEANRIRSSAGTDGADLDASDDESEHEEPASKFVAECRWCRVGFESEEDAGSHEDCSKEPVSACRFCGEEHTSRDDPEDHLYSCDEYQRYREKEVRNSRARTMHSGGGLDTRQFIDGQPHEFSAYLKYDNALSTYFGLVSLYKMHDFEEYGRLRAGLEFDDQDWNISFGFKNCGIKAPEDDSDLGPWDWRLEDPIEFLIYVYPSAYESYAAAGQENRQRAFFNVSPRWPNIESVNDNPISNPHDLLGVDVDVKGSYFEFDQYADLFHDALNVLRERQTEFGWNSYTSIDADACHPEQTHESSNVTDAEYYVRVAKELTGKVYAFDGTLHRISLLLGRERAGYSKTVRDDRECPGHYHTATIGAMRAAALVGGHELPKEFKHYHMRKPDANAGTALENPKLGVSFQHGLYDDTMYWDDLDRLERELDEGLLNLLRWSDLPTTPDHQVFVADDYFSVTGSRRFRKIIENPLPRIAQQQDEEVRRFAVAGNLTETDVDLVDQLLTDGGHHSPADLAERIGVHISTCYKSLKRLGSIVQHDYGSVELASKHIAQGVVEHIDSARAVVENTLEEAADDLVRAETFGDDDPWSRWLDHYVDDVHEHDGSGNRDVLEFGWKPSDRHDAKRLIRAGAMKWAQVAGEDMPRFAREFEIEMTLADNSRFNLDWRALKKLLPRNYSVTPSYG; encoded by the coding sequence GTGTCTGAGGACGTCGACGATCCGCTCGACTTCCTCGGCGGCGCCGAACCCGTCACCTCCGACGACCAGGACTCCGTCACCAACGAGGTCGAAAACACCGAAGCAAACCGAATCCGCTCGAGCGCCGGCACCGATGGCGCCGACCTGGACGCGAGCGACGACGAGTCCGAGCACGAAGAACCGGCCTCGAAGTTCGTCGCCGAGTGTCGCTGGTGCCGCGTCGGCTTCGAAAGCGAAGAAGACGCGGGCTCGCACGAGGACTGCTCGAAAGAGCCCGTCTCAGCCTGCCGATTCTGTGGCGAAGAACACACCTCCCGAGACGACCCCGAGGATCACCTCTACTCGTGCGACGAGTATCAGCGCTACCGAGAAAAGGAGGTACGGAACTCGCGGGCCCGCACGATGCACTCTGGTGGTGGCCTCGACACGCGTCAGTTCATCGACGGTCAGCCTCACGAGTTCAGCGCCTACCTCAAGTACGACAACGCTCTCAGCACCTACTTCGGCCTCGTCTCGCTCTACAAGATGCACGACTTCGAGGAGTACGGACGCCTTCGCGCCGGCCTCGAGTTCGACGATCAGGACTGGAACATCTCGTTCGGATTCAAGAACTGCGGAATCAAAGCGCCAGAGGATGACTCCGACCTCGGTCCCTGGGACTGGAGACTCGAGGACCCGATCGAGTTCCTGATCTACGTCTACCCCAGCGCGTACGAGAGCTACGCCGCTGCGGGACAGGAGAACCGGCAACGGGCCTTCTTCAACGTATCACCCCGGTGGCCGAACATAGAATCGGTCAACGACAATCCGATCTCGAACCCGCACGACCTGCTCGGCGTCGACGTCGATGTCAAAGGGAGTTACTTCGAGTTCGATCAGTACGCTGACCTCTTCCACGACGCGCTCAACGTCCTTCGCGAGCGCCAGACGGAGTTCGGCTGGAACTCGTACACCTCGATCGACGCGGATGCGTGCCACCCCGAGCAGACTCACGAATCGTCGAACGTCACCGACGCAGAATACTACGTGCGCGTCGCGAAGGAACTGACCGGGAAGGTCTACGCGTTCGACGGGACGCTTCACCGTATCTCGCTGCTCCTCGGACGCGAGCGGGCGGGATACTCAAAGACAGTTCGGGACGACCGGGAGTGCCCAGGCCACTACCACACCGCCACGATCGGGGCGATGCGCGCGGCCGCTCTCGTCGGCGGTCACGAACTCCCGAAGGAGTTCAAGCACTACCACATGCGGAAGCCGGACGCGAACGCGGGAACGGCGCTCGAGAATCCGAAGCTCGGTGTCTCGTTCCAGCACGGCCTCTACGACGATACGATGTACTGGGACGACCTCGACCGCCTCGAGCGCGAACTCGACGAGGGACTCCTGAACCTGCTTCGGTGGTCGGACCTCCCGACGACGCCGGACCATCAGGTGTTCGTCGCGGACGACTACTTCTCCGTCACGGGTAGTCGACGCTTCCGGAAGATCATCGAGAACCCGCTCCCGCGAATCGCCCAGCAGCAGGACGAAGAGGTTCGGCGGTTCGCCGTCGCCGGGAACCTCACGGAGACCGACGTCGACCTGGTCGACCAACTCCTCACCGACGGCGGTCACCACTCGCCCGCCGACCTCGCCGAGCGGATCGGCGTTCACATCAGTACCTGCTACAAGTCGCTGAAGCGGCTCGGGAGCATCGTCCAGCACGACTACGGCTCCGTCGAACTCGCGTCGAAGCACATCGCGCAGGGAGTCGTCGAACACATCGACTCCGCCCGCGCTGTCGTCGAGAACACGCTCGAGGAAGCGGCCGACGACCTGGTGCGCGCGGAGACGTTCGGCGACGACGATCCGTGGAGTCGCTGGCTCGATCACTACGTCGACGACGTCCACGAGCACGACGGCAGCGGGAACCGCGACGTCCTCGAGTTCGGCTGGAAGCCGAGCGACCGACACGACGCGAAGCGCCTCATCCGCGCGGGAGCGATGAAGTGGGCGCAGGTCGCCGGCGAGGACATGCCCAGGTTCGCCCGCGAGTTCGAGATCGAGATGACGCTCGCGGACAACTCGCGCTTCAACCTCGACTGGAGGGCGCTGAAGAAGCTCCTTCCGAGAAACTACTCGGTGACTCCGTCGTACGGCTGA
- a CDS encoding DUF7827 domain-containing protein, with product MTSNTKQLRAVFLAALMVMSVFAGTIAFAGSAAAVAGSISADSSEVQIGEDASFTVSDSDGTGTDAVVFLSGTETITNENETFDGTGSKTTFTVANAPIVDSDLDGTLIGDELTLTVDGGSQTISSVNATTGEVTLSAAPASDTGNVHIEYDSAVESKVVDLSSSPTTVAYTLGGGSASAGDGILQTADGETITAAYWDQSEGVYQKATLTAVSDDTPSYLESVHYKDGSQAKLEISFNEDVTIKNNASLYVDNKKVMTLGQPDSGTNGQVVYNLNDYYTGEVEVKLTDSVIDGSGNSLASTGNKTVDVAPVTVTNTTKVNAYKGSKVAVLAGSVNTNIEVEGTDEDSSFYREGSTGVNSQVFVFDTTNRALDTYRVKIGTATPDNYGNVTVRSLDLNVSVDDLTVTNAVDSGITGTVTASSGGRPVTLELLDSDEETVSTIAADLTGQAEYEYNFSADGLDAGNYTVLVTDNQSGVETESSSIEVSKAGEGSADFQEGIVTDQRGDIANITVDLQNTDTATLTLGSSDVGFRSNVTVVDDSGDGQVSVLFNTYAVTGLSGSLSDSKAESVFAVADSDDTLDEADVDTENSVDSLLEAGEYDLEVQTGTEATPDDVQNVGTLVLEERNTTALTSWTANTDTTLDDSDDVYTAISTNNLTQDNEIAIGDYAVHQLQASGLEGALEDQSASNDTAAFFGLAANGAVNLTVEQTDAGANRDPYMLNLNNNSATVLPDSDNDTYFVVVDTGAVNTNDANRDLEDGDGLTANFTVYEATDLAEEQQTVEDQYEVVTPEHTLDDPYNVSAAAEQTISGETNVAPGTELNLRVRSSGDTQPSFLKTATVYVTENNTFSGTFDFSEQEVDDTYEITVRNGGDTLTVDGTVLESVETETEMTETDAPDTATEEPSTATEEPSTATEEPSTATEEPSTATEEPADTETSTGTPGFGVVVAVTALLAAALLAVRRD from the coding sequence ATGACAAGCAACACGAAGCAACTCCGCGCAGTGTTCCTCGCGGCGCTGATGGTTATGTCGGTCTTCGCCGGCACCATCGCGTTCGCTGGATCTGCTGCTGCGGTCGCCGGTAGCATTTCCGCAGATTCGTCGGAAGTGCAGATAGGCGAAGACGCGAGTTTCACAGTATCTGATTCCGACGGTACCGGAACTGACGCTGTGGTCTTCCTTAGTGGTACTGAGACGATAACTAACGAAAACGAGACCTTCGATGGCACTGGTTCGAAGACGACCTTCACAGTCGCCAATGCCCCCATCGTTGACTCGGATCTTGACGGCACCCTCATCGGTGACGAACTCACGCTTACGGTCGACGGTGGTTCCCAGACCATCTCGAGCGTTAACGCGACCACCGGTGAAGTGACGCTTAGTGCGGCGCCTGCTTCGGACACCGGCAACGTTCACATCGAATACGACTCGGCTGTCGAGTCGAAGGTTGTGGACCTGTCCAGCAGCCCCACTACGGTAGCTTACACGCTTGGTGGCGGCTCCGCCAGCGCGGGTGACGGTATCCTCCAGACGGCCGATGGCGAGACCATCACGGCCGCCTACTGGGACCAGAGTGAGGGCGTCTATCAGAAGGCGACGCTGACCGCTGTGTCCGACGACACGCCGAGTTACCTCGAGAGTGTCCACTACAAGGACGGCAGCCAGGCGAAGCTCGAGATCTCGTTCAACGAGGACGTTACGATCAAGAACAACGCTAGCCTCTACGTTGACAACAAGAAAGTGATGACCCTCGGCCAGCCCGATTCGGGCACTAACGGTCAGGTCGTCTACAACCTGAACGATTACTACACCGGTGAAGTGGAGGTCAAGCTCACCGATAGTGTTATCGACGGAAGTGGCAATTCGCTCGCCAGCACGGGCAACAAGACGGTCGACGTCGCGCCTGTCACGGTGACGAACACCACCAAGGTCAACGCGTACAAGGGGTCGAAGGTCGCAGTCCTCGCTGGTAGCGTCAACACGAACATCGAGGTCGAAGGTACGGACGAAGACAGTTCCTTCTACCGCGAAGGCTCCACGGGCGTCAACAGCCAGGTTTTCGTCTTTGACACGACCAACCGCGCGCTCGACACGTACCGTGTCAAGATCGGTACTGCAACGCCTGACAACTACGGTAACGTTACTGTTCGGTCCCTCGATCTCAACGTCTCTGTTGACGATCTGACGGTCACGAACGCTGTCGACAGCGGTATCACCGGTACGGTCACCGCCAGCTCTGGTGGTCGCCCGGTCACGCTCGAACTCCTCGACTCCGATGAGGAGACCGTCTCGACGATCGCTGCTGACCTCACGGGTCAGGCAGAGTACGAATACAACTTCAGCGCTGACGGCCTCGACGCGGGTAACTACACGGTTCTGGTGACGGACAACCAGTCCGGCGTCGAAACCGAGTCCTCATCCATCGAGGTCTCGAAAGCTGGCGAAGGCAGTGCTGACTTCCAGGAAGGCATCGTCACTGACCAGCGTGGCGACATCGCGAACATCACGGTCGATCTCCAGAACACGGATACTGCGACGCTGACACTCGGGTCCTCCGATGTCGGCTTCCGCAGCAACGTCACTGTCGTCGACGACAGCGGCGACGGCCAGGTTTCCGTCCTGTTCAACACCTACGCCGTCACCGGTCTGTCCGGCAGCCTGTCGGACAGTAAGGCGGAGTCCGTCTTCGCTGTCGCTGACTCTGACGACACGCTCGACGAAGCTGACGTCGACACCGAAAACAGCGTCGACTCGCTCCTCGAAGCGGGCGAGTACGACCTCGAAGTCCAGACTGGAACCGAGGCGACCCCCGACGACGTGCAGAACGTCGGGACGCTCGTCCTCGAAGAGCGCAACACGACTGCGCTCACCAGCTGGACGGCGAACACCGATACGACGCTCGACGACTCTGACGACGTCTACACGGCGATCAGCACCAACAACCTGACGCAGGATAACGAGATCGCGATCGGCGATTACGCTGTCCACCAGCTTCAGGCATCCGGTCTCGAGGGCGCCCTCGAGGACCAGTCCGCCAGCAACGACACGGCCGCGTTCTTCGGCCTTGCCGCGAACGGTGCGGTCAACCTGACGGTCGAGCAGACGGACGCCGGTGCGAACCGTGATCCGTACATGCTCAACCTGAACAACAACAGCGCGACCGTCCTCCCCGACAGCGACAACGACACCTACTTCGTTGTTGTTGATACGGGTGCGGTCAACACCAACGATGCGAACCGTGACCTCGAAGACGGTGACGGCCTCACGGCCAACTTCACGGTCTACGAGGCTACGGACCTCGCTGAAGAGCAGCAGACGGTCGAAGACCAGTACGAAGTCGTCACGCCCGAGCACACGCTCGACGACCCGTACAACGTCTCGGCCGCTGCCGAGCAGACGATCTCCGGTGAGACGAACGTCGCACCCGGTACGGAACTCAACCTGCGCGTCCGCTCCAGCGGCGACACGCAGCCGAGCTTCCTGAAGACCGCGACCGTCTACGTCACCGAGAACAACACGTTCTCGGGCACGTTCGACTTCAGCGAGCAGGAAGTCGACGACACGTACGAGATCACGGTCCGCAACGGTGGCGACACGCTCACCGTCGACGGGACGGTTCTCGAGAGTGTCGAGACCGAAACCGAGATGACCGAGACGGACGCACCGGACACGGCCACCGAGGAACCGAGCACGGCCACCGAGGAACCGAGCACGGCCACCGAGGAACCGAGCACGGCCACCGAGGAACCGAGCACGGCCACCGAGGAACCGGCTGACACGGAGACGAGCACGGGTACGCCCGGCTTCGGTGTCGTCGTCGCCGTGACGGCACTCCTCGCCGCCGCGCTCCTCGCCGTCCGCCGCGACTAA
- a CDS encoding site-specific integrase, giving the protein MQTRPYPSKSGRRLWLSRAEQQRLLDCVDEDYPRRRIALDLALTGLRSDEVRNVEPRHFERLDGGDDKWRLTVPDGKTGTRSTPVSRDLRERVKYLKSAARLRADEPIIDVSTRSLRDWIGEARDELADVLEDDRWHDLGMHDLRRTWATDTFYSLAFEGVPIAEELTMAWGGWAMTDSGRETFRRNYLGPVPDHVTASAMDHLPIS; this is encoded by the coding sequence ATGCAAACCCGTCCATACCCGTCAAAGTCTGGTCGTCGTCTCTGGCTCTCGCGAGCCGAGCAGCAGCGGCTCCTCGACTGCGTCGACGAGGACTACCCGAGACGTCGCATCGCCCTCGACCTCGCGCTGACCGGACTCCGCAGCGACGAGGTTCGGAACGTCGAACCGAGACACTTCGAGCGCCTCGACGGCGGCGACGACAAGTGGCGCCTCACAGTCCCGGATGGAAAGACTGGGACGCGGTCGACGCCAGTCTCGCGCGACCTCCGAGAGCGAGTCAAGTATCTGAAGTCCGCTGCTCGGCTTCGCGCCGATGAACCCATCATCGATGTCTCCACCAGGTCACTCCGCGACTGGATCGGAGAAGCGCGGGACGAACTCGCCGACGTCCTCGAGGACGATCGCTGGCACGACCTCGGGATGCACGACCTCCGACGCACCTGGGCGACGGACACCTTCTACTCGCTGGCGTTCGAGGGCGTCCCGATCGCCGAGGAGCTGACGATGGCGTGGGGCGGCTGGGCGATGACCGACTCCGGCCGCGAAACGTTCCGTCGCAACTACCTTGGCCCGGTCCCAGATCATGTGACAGCGAGCGCGATGGACCACCTACCTATCTCATAA